In Phaseolus vulgaris cultivar G19833 chromosome 10, P. vulgaris v2.0, whole genome shotgun sequence, a single genomic region encodes these proteins:
- the LOC137818815 gene encoding EPIDERMAL PATTERNING FACTOR-like protein 3: MIGRLFCFLLALQIVSLVSAVRKPFLPAQEVVLHSPPPYTTESKKGFMDIGTSETMQEAYDGVSKIGSSPPSCENKCYGCVPCEAIQVPSTSTRRSHLGIQYANYEPESWKCKCGPSFYSP; encoded by the exons atgatagGAAGATTATTCTGTTTTCTACTAGCACTGCAAATAGTGAGTTTGGTTTCTGCAGTAAGGAAGCCATTTCTTCCAG CCCAAGAAGTGGTTCTACATTCTCCACCACCATATACTACGGAATCAAAAAAG GGTTTCATGGACATAGGCACGTCAGAGACAATGCAGGAAGCATATGATGGAGTGAGCAAAATAGGGTCAAGTCCACCAAGCTGTGAGAACAAGTGTTATGGTTGTGTTCCATGTGAAGCCATTCAAGTTCCCAGCACTAGTACCAGGCGCAGCCATTTGGGCATCCAGTATGCAAATTATGAGCCTGAGAGCTGGAAGTGCAAGTGTGGTCCCTCCTTCTATAGCCCGTGA
- the LOC137818612 gene encoding protein IQ-DOMAIN 8-like, producing MGGSGRWLKSLISLRKPSTTDQDKGGDKSKRKWKLWRGTSEGFGIGSSMQKGQGGGGSFVLDDGAFAAALAAVVRTPLKDFMVIKQEWAAIRIQAVFRGFLARRALRALRAVVRLQSIFRGWQVRKQAAVTLRCMQALVRVQARVKARNVGKNVSEPCNEADPVKQAEQGWCDIPGTAEAVKAKLLMRQEGAIKRDRTKAYSQSRQKSSVSASPNSKAAKSVIPLKHRSLDGKSSGWGMLDRWMSAKPWESRSMVDTYLDSSDMTPVTSKSDHFVLPFNSNQQNGSVKTRKNGVTTRISSKSLTTSQSTPSSSSISSECMYDDSPLSTSCTSESPPVPSTNNVMMEETEEGNVCKPSYMNLTASTKAKLKPYRCFSQNSKRIFMDDCVSLNGVTRSSSGSYPSANMWKNIYATPLRTRYQKRYTMEDK from the exons ATGGGTGGTTCCGGAAGATGGCTTAAGTCTCTCATTTCCCTCAGAAAGCCCTCCACAACTGATCAA GATAAGGGTGGTGACAAGAGTAAGAGAAAGTGGAAGTTATGGAGAGGCACTTCAGAAGGGTTTGGGATTGGATCATCCATGCAGAAGGGGCAGGGTGGTGGTGGGTCCTTTGTGCTGGATGATGGGGCATTTGCTGCTGCTTTGGCTGCTGTTGTAAGAACTCCACTGAAAGACTTCATGGTCATCAAGCAGGAATGGGCTGCCATTCGAATCCAGGCAGTGTTTCGTGGTTTCTTG GCAAGACGAGCTTTGAGGGCCCTGAGGGCAGTGGTGAGGTTGCAATCTATATTTCGTGGTTGGCAAGTGAGGAAGCAAGCAGCTGTTACTCTAAGATGCATGCAGGCTCTTGTGCGAGTTCAAGCACGTGTCAAGGCAAGGAATGTGGGAAAAAATGTCAGTGAGCCCTGCAATGAAGCTGATCCTGTTAAGCAAGCTGAG CAAGGATGGTGTGACATTCCAGGAACTGCGGAAGCAGTTAAGGCAAAATTACTGATGAGGCAGGAAGGAGCAATTAAGAGGGATAGGACAAAGGCATACTCTCAGTCTAGACAG AAATCATCAGTGAGTGCTAGTCCAAACTCAAAAGCTGCTAAGTCAGTGATTCCTCTCAAGCACCGCAGTCTAGACGGTAAGAGCTCAGGATGGGGCATGTTAGATCGCTGGATGTCTGCAAAACCATGGGAGAGCAGGTCGATGGTAGACACATATTTGGACTCATCTGACATGACTCCAGTGACTAGTAAAAGTGATCATTTTGTTCTTCCCTTTAATTCTAATCAACAAAATGGCTCAGTCAAAACAAGAAAGAACGGTGTGACAACCAGGATTTCATCTAAATCACTTACAACTAGTCAGTCAACTCCATCATCTTCATCCATAAGCTCTGAATGCATGTATGATGATAGCCCTTTGTCAACTTCATGCACATCTGAATCACCACCTGTACCATCTACCAACAATGTTATGATGGAAGAAACAGAGGAAGGAAATGTTTGTAAACCAAGCTACATGAACCTGACAGCATCAACCAAAGCTAAACTGAAACCCTATAGGTGTTTTTCTCAGAATTCTAAGAGAATCTTTATGGATGATTGTGTGTCACTTAATGGAGTTACTAGAAGCAGTTCTGGTTCCTATCCTTCTGCTAATATGTGGAAGAATATCTATGCAACACCTTTAAGAACACGTTATCAAAAGCGATATACAATGGAAGATAAGTAG
- the LOC137818611 gene encoding IQ domain-containing protein IQM1-like yields MQMVTTVRRLDYESKEGETTFRTMNFNKCRNLDELYKPEELDEVITEKSTSLKKKKVGNLKLQTTFSFKYLLSDNSDSKEKDDALLNKQSPPIVLPNSEILFLSKPVGELDVAAVKLQKVYKGYRTRRNLADCAVICEELWWKALDFAALSRCSSSKFDSGKSETASSKWARARTMAAKVGKGLSKDDKAQELALRHWLEAIDPRHRYGHNLHLYYDVWFHSQSSQPFFYWLDVGDGKEVNHEQCLRSELYKQCIKYLGPKEREAYEVVIEGGRLVYKRSQNLVHTVEGSKWIFVLSSSRILYVGEKKKGQFQHSSFLAGGATIASGRLVAKDGVIDAIWPYSGHYRPTMKNFMEFIGFLLEHDVDLTNVKKYAIDDDIPPSKPADEELQMANNGSSSGFTIAKSCTEDNIGQSGNNMQTSTVKESKPLSRKWTTGAGPRIGCVREYPAKLQVKALEQLNLSPRVNHGKVAAKAPIPSPRPSPKIHLSPRFVHMGIPSP; encoded by the exons ATGCAAATGGTAACAACGGTAAGGCGTCTGGACTATGAGTCAAAGGAGGGCGAGACCACCTTCAGAACAATGAACTTCAACAAGTGCAGAAACCTTGATGAGTTGTATAAGCCTGAGGAGTTGGATGAGGTTATTACTGAGAAATCTACAAgcttaaagaaaaagaaggtgGGGAATCTGAAGCTGCAAACCACATTCTCCTTCAAATATCTACTTTCTGATAATTCTGATtcaaaggagaaagatgatgcCTTGCTCAATAAACAAAGCCCCCCAATTGTGTTGCCAAAttcagaaattttgtttttgtcaaAGCCCGTTGGGGAGCTTGATGTGGCTGCAGTCAAGCTGCAGAAGGTTTACAAGGGCTACAGGACCAGAAGAAATCTTGCAGATTGTGCAGTTATCTGTGAGGAGCTATG GTGGAAAGCCTTGGATTTTGCTGCTCTGAGCAGGTGTTCCTCATCAAAGTTTGACTCTGGTAAATCAGAAACAGCTAGTTCAAAATGGGCAAGAGCGAGGACCATGGCTGCTAAG GTGGGAAAAGGTTTGTCCAAAGATGATAAGGCGCAGGAATTAGCTCTAAGGCACTGGCTTGAAGCT ATTGATCCACGTCACCGCTATGGACACAATCTGCACTTATACTATGATGTTTGGTTTCATAGCCAGAGTTCACAACCTTTTTTCTACTG GTTGGACGTTGGAGATGGGAAAGAAGTAAATCATGAGCAGTGCCTAAGAAGTGAATTGTATAAGCAATGCATAAAGTATCTTGGACCC AAAGAGAGGGAAGCATATGAAGTGGTTATTGAGGGAGGAAGGCTTGTTTATAAAAGGAGCCAGAACCTTGTTCACACTGTGGAGGGATCTAAGTGGATTTTTGTTCTTAGCTCTTCTAGAATTTTGTATGTTGGTGAGAAAAAGAAAGGTCAATTTCAGCACTCAAGTTTTTTGGCTGGAGGTGCTACTATTGCTTCTGGAAGATTGGTTGCCAAAGATGGAGTTATTGAT GCGATATGGCCCTACAGCGGTCACTACCGTCCTACAATGAAGAACTTTATGGAATTCATTGGGTTCTTGCTGGAACATGATGTGGACTTGACCAATGTAAAG AAGTATGCAATTGATGATGACATCCCACCTTCAAAACCTGCTGATGAGGAGCTGCAGATGGCTAACAATGGTAGTTCAAGTGGCTTTACCATTGCCAAAAGCTGCACTGAAGACAATATAGGTCAATCTGGTAACAATATGCAAACTTCAACAGTTAAAGAGAGCAAGCCATTGTCAAGAAAATGGACAACTGGAGCTGGTCCTAGAATTGGTTGTGTGAGAGAGTACCCTGCAAAACTCCAAGTTAAGGCACTTGAACAGCTGAATCTATCACCAAGAGTCAACCATGGAAAAGTAGCAGCCAAGGCACCAATTCCCTCACCAAGGCCTAGTCCTAAAATCCACCTATCCCCAAGATTTGTGCACATGGGAATTCCTAGCCCATGA
- the LOC137818869 gene encoding uncharacterized protein isoform X1: MAERDPKANDSISEKDVKSPNIFERAKEEFEAVFHHDKSPRHHKETHGRSDDIDEKTPTDEVKGPNVFERVKEEFEAVVEAIHPKKESESGTPKKDG; encoded by the exons ATGGCAGAAAGGGATCCGAAGGCCAATGACTCGATTTCAG aaaaagatgtAAAATCTCCAAACATTTTTGAGCGAGCTAAGGAGGAGTTTGAGGCAGTGTTTCATCATGACAAATCGCCTCGCCATCACAAAGAAACTCATGGGAGAAGTGACGACATTGATGAGAAAACTCCAACTGATGAAGTCAAAGGGCCAAATGTGTTTGAACGGGTGAAGGAGGAGTTTGAAGCTGTTGTTGAGGCCATTCATCCCAAGAAAGAATCCGAATCTGGCACACCAAAAAAGGATGGCTAG
- the LOC137818869 gene encoding uncharacterized protein isoform X2 — protein sequence MAERDPKANDSISDVKSPNIFERAKEEFEAVFHHDKSPRHHKETHGRSDDIDEKTPTDEVKGPNVFERVKEEFEAVVEAIHPKKESESGTPKKDG from the exons ATGGCAGAAAGGGATCCGAAGGCCAATGACTCGATTTCAG atgtAAAATCTCCAAACATTTTTGAGCGAGCTAAGGAGGAGTTTGAGGCAGTGTTTCATCATGACAAATCGCCTCGCCATCACAAAGAAACTCATGGGAGAAGTGACGACATTGATGAGAAAACTCCAACTGATGAAGTCAAAGGGCCAAATGTGTTTGAACGGGTGAAGGAGGAGTTTGAAGCTGTTGTTGAGGCCATTCATCCCAAGAAAGAATCCGAATCTGGCACACCAAAAAAGGATGGCTAG